A segment of the Juglans regia cultivar Chandler chromosome 15, Walnut 2.0, whole genome shotgun sequence genome:
AATAGGGATTATACAAGAGATTCACCTAAAATGAATCAaagatgttttcaaaaaatactgataacttttttattttttatttataagtaatgataaaagaaaTTCTAGCTTGCAGAAAAGTCTCAAACAGTTGGTTTAAGAGATGTCAGTGGTACCGAAGCGGCAGCCCTGGTAGTCATTGTCCGTTCAACGGCCACAGGAGCAAGGGTAGGCTCCACTGTTGATGTATGTGTAAGACAAGGTTCAAGATCAATGGTTCCACCACCTTtctgaaatttaaatataaaaaaacagaacAGAAAATTAAGACAACATCAAGATTGGCTTTCAGATAAGAAAATGTATATTTCACGGATACCATTTAGAGCGTCAAATGAAACTAATAGCAAATCCAAGCAACAAGTCCATAGACTTATACAAAGCATTTCCAAGATCAAATGAAAGCACAAAAGAAATACCATTACTTGGGGGAGGCAACAAtgaaaatatagactataacTAGATGTTTCCATAACCTTCACGATGCAGCATCGCTCAACACGGTAACTACAACCAATTGCAGCACCCCAAGCTCGAGAACGAACATTATTTCTCAAGGTGGATATGTAACCTATTAAACGTTGGAAGTACAATGTTAGAATTACAAAAGTCATAAGcagaatttttagaaaaatatttttacttgatCGGTAGAATTagtccaaaatataaaaagcaaacaagagaaaaattaaagaaaattctgGAACATGCTCAcaaagtaataatttataacgACCCAAGGAAGGCCCAAGTCATATCTGGACTctaaaggactagtcaatgttaCAATTGAAGTCCCTTGGAATCATCATAAagggcaagaacttctccttcccaagaaaCTCATTCACCATCTTCCTATACTCGATCCAAGATATTACAATCTCTCCCCTTAAATTCCTAAAGTTCAGGTCAGGCCATCCCATtctaggtggcatggctcaagtcctaCACTTATGGTTGGATTTGGCTTTGATAACATTAATAACAAACCAAGGACGGTCCAAACCTCATCTAAAACCTATACTACAAAAGAACTAGTAAATATTACAATTGGCACCTTTGGGAATCATTATAAAAGACAAGAACTTATTCATCTAATGCAATGCAAGATCCCATTCCCCACCTagattggggtgttacaaaattaTTCGAGAAGTGTACCTCCCCTAAAAGTCCAACTGGTAAAGTTTTGGACCTTGCATTGATTGAGAGGTTTAAACAATTTGAGAAGGCTTTTAAATCATGTATTAAATCAAGTTTGAAGGAATTCTTATGattaaaatctgaaattaaaaaCAGGACTTACTTGATTAACGACTTAGAAATTGTCCAGTCTTGTCTTTATATAAGTAGAAATTGTTTGTAAATCAAATTGAGGAATGCAATAAAACTTCTTATGGCGGGGAAAAGGACTGGCAATggaattgaaaattataaatcaaaagaTTCCCAAGTTTCAACATTCTAAACCTCTCACTTTCATAATCCCCTTGTTTcctcctttcttcttcatcccTACTTAAACTTTGGCACTTTCTACAATTACTTCAAACCACAACCCAACCAGGAAAAATAAACATTCAAAATAGTTACGTTCTATACTTAATCAGAAACCCATAAAACTTCTCTTGCCAGATTAACAACTCTAATTTTTTCCTAACCATGAACAACCAATTAGAATTTAATTTGTGGCATCTCACTTGTAATGTCAAGCATCTATGCAGGGCTGCCTTATGTGTTTTCAACAATTAAATTATGCAGAAAAGATAGGTACAGTTGAATATAGGCTTACAATCTTGTGGAGGTAGCACTCGAATAGTAGCACGCAACTCTAGGATAGcaggtggaggaggagaagCTGTAGGGCGGCAGTAACCAGTATGCATGAGAACTGGAACACAAGGAAACTTCAATATTAATCTTCATACACCACTTCAGTGATTTATTTTGATCAGTctgtcaattttatttataagaaaaagggGTGTAACCTAGGTACACAGGGAGCATATAGGAGAAACAcctaaacaaagaaaatgaaaagatctAGAGCCCTGAAAAGTCGAAGTTGAACAACAATTCAAAAGAACAATCCCATGGTAAAGAGTAATGAGAATGCCATTTTCTGGCATAATTAAAACAATCATAATACCACTAACAAAAGTCATGTGTAAGAATGTGGTGAATCTGCCGATCATTTATTACTTCACTGTGAGGTGACAAGGGTGTTATAGGATGAGATCTTTTGCAGGACCAGACTtgcatgggtgatgcctaggagggtggtggatctcttTGCATGTTGAAAACACCTTCAGGGCAACCCACATTTTGCTGCTggatggagaatgattcctttaTGTCTCACGTGGTGCATTTGGCTTGAAATGAATTGGTCAGCGCTTTGATGATTGGAAGCGCTTTTTAGATGAGCTTAGAAATTGCTTTGATGATCGGGAGTGCtgttgtatttaggtgttttcttttctatacttcctatgtacatGGGCTTCACCTATTTCATTTGcttctaataaaattatttcttacttatcaaaaaaaggtCGGGAGCATTCTTTAGATGAGCttagaaatttctttttccACGCCTTATTTCTTTGGACttctgctattgtactcaaTGGATCTagctttcatgattttcttgcatCATTTTCTTGCTCCTAAattgtaactaggtgttcttTTTCGTATACTCCATGTACTTGGACAATGCCTAGTTACTTGACtcataaaatactattttatttataaaaaaaaacagtcaTAATACCACATACCAGCAACAAGATCTGAGTCATCAGTGTATATCTCTGTCCCCCAGAGCTGGCCACCTCTGACCTGCACATAATGGCCtcaataagttgaaatgaagaTACAGCATGGCTATTAGGAGCATATATTCAAGCTTCAAACCCTACACTAGCAATAATAGGAATAAAGTGAGTAATCAGGGGTAAatatttaatcaaataaaaCTAGAAGAGTGACAATACCCTTGTTTTGATAGGTAAATACAACTCACCGCACCCAAAAGAAATTGAGTGATTCACCACTAACCctttctgataaaaaaaagatgttgTATGGTCCAAAGACACCATTGACAAGGAGCAAGATCTTAGTTTCCATTATAAAATCCATAGAGCCAGGTATTGATGTAAGAGTTCGTGAAcagaaaatattaatcttcaaaACCGTCGAACACATGACAGACCACCACGAATACAGGAAGATTTCCCCATAACAGCAATGTGACAAGGAGATGTGAAGTATACTGCAACATCATTTGGCCACATTTCTAAAAATCTAATGCCCTGTTCCATGCAGCTAGACTTTGATTAGCAATCCTGCCACCCCCCGGCAGGTGCATGATATGATAGGGTTGACAATATTACCCTTTTCCTGACAGTATAGTCCCCATTACATCACTGTGTGGGATTCTTCTGTTTCTAGCCAATTTAACCAGTTTACACTTACATTTCCAAGAAACAATATCCTTGAGAAAATAACAGCCAAAGATGATAACAatctaacttcattttttttaatacaattacAACAATCTAACTACTTGTGCAGTTAAccatttattctttataaatgcCACATTAAACGAGGGGCGGTAAGGATATCCAAGCAATCATTGAAACAACACAACCTCAAAgatcaaacttaaaaaataaagaaaaggaaacaaatcaTAAGGTGGATGTCTCAAGTAAAATTATCTCCTAACTAGACCCTTCCATTCAGCAAAGGATGTGTGGCACTTCATTGCCTCCACACAAAACTATCCAGCTAAGCATTCCATCAGATCcatatcttcaaaatatttattaacccgaatgaacaaaattttgaattgaatcGTACCAGTCTCTATTCCGTACATATTATTTGAAGATATGGATCTGACGGAATGCTTAGCTAGATAGCTCCAAATCCTACAAATACTCTCTCAACAATTTTACCCATTTTGTTTTGTGTGCATGGAGAAGTTGCAAACTTTTCCACAGTTTCATCAGATATGTCTATTGAGTACATGATAGAGGGAATGACATTCTAGAATAAAGCGCAAAATAGGTGCGCAAGAGCATAAACTGTAAATACCTAAGAAGTTTGTGAACACTGGGTAAATTGCATTATGCAAATTATAAAAAGCTCATTGATCAATGTCATATAAACATGAATCAGTTTGACTTTACTTGGCGATTCGTAGCTGTAACATGCTCAGCGGGAATTCGAATTTCAAGAGTTGGACCATTTAATGAGCTTTCCCCATTATTTTCAGCTTCTGATGCTTTGTGTTCCTTCCACAACTTTATCAGTTCTTGCATACATTCACCAACTTTATAAACAACAGAAGATACTTCAACTTTACCTGAAACACTCCCAGCTTTAGGATATAACAGATAGGCACAAGAAACAAGTAATATTAAAGACATGATGAATGGAAATAATCAATTCCATTTTAATATACAATGGATAAAAGTGTATTATGAAATAAAGGGATTAAAAAGCTTTACACCAATAGTACACTACCACTGATAATTAATTACCTTTTCACATTAAACATGAATCAATTTGAAATTTCGGAAGCATTGTGAATGATaagaataagaacaatattttcTGGCCCGAGCTTTAAGgttttaataacaaatatttgattttttttctttatcacgCATTAATCACCCCTTTCCTTCCCTCCTCCTTTCGGTCCACAAAAAAAAGCAAATGCAACATCATGGTCGAAATCTCAAGACAATATATGAAATTAGTAATCAGAAGTTAGAAAATAGATCATTTTGTAAGTGCACAAGCATTATCAAAGATGACATTCCTTAGTCAGGTAATTTAATTGCCATAATAATTGTAGAAAATAGTATAATGAAATCCAAAGATATATGCATTTGTATCAAACAATGGATACTTATTCTAATTTCGAACAGACTCAACAAGAACCAGGTTAAGATAATATGAATTCTGATTTTCAAATCTAACGGAATGCTAATACTTTTTGATCAGGAAGCACAGATATTAATGCAAagaaaatcatcacaaaatgcAAGGTAAACTGGAGATGCACAAATGAAAGTGATTTTCGTAGTAATCGACATTACTGCACCAGGGCATGTCAGTGAAAAGAAGTTACAtctgataagatgaaatacAGCAGCTTACCTTGAGAtctgcaaaaaaataaaaggcaaaaaaataaaaatgtgccaccaagggaaagaagaaaaatattaagattACCACCAAACAATAAATATCCATTGGAGAGGATatatcacataatattttttttttgatcggtagatatatcacataatatttacagcattgatatttgaaaaatgaaaaaataaaaataaaaactacagTGTTAGCACCATTGAGTTGGTAAACAAATAATGTCATATTCTGAAGTTAGAGTTATGTCATTTTCACTTACCGTTTTGTAGTTTATCTCCTATTAGTCATGAGCTTTCTTGTTTGGCTAATAATAACCCCCAAATCCTTTACCCACAACAACAAGCCCCAACCTAGAAGCCATTGGTAAACAAAAGAAGACAATTCCAACAACACAATTGCAAGGAAATAGAATACTTATTTCTGCTTTAAATTTCCCTACTGGACCACCTGAAAACACTAATGTTGCCCTGCCTATAAATGCTTGGTTTCAagttaaaactaaaatttagcaTTCTACAAAAACTTTGTACTTTTGTATcgaacaaattgaaattaataattgCAATTAGTTTATTTGCACCATGCCACCAatctaaatcactgcatttctgCATAGCACGTGCGTAtgtaacttttattatttaaaagaaaaagaacgtCACAGGGCTTTAACTTTGATAGTTGGCATATAACTTATATCTCATCTACCCTAAACAGAATCAAGAAAAGGATCAAGCGGCCCCCAAATATCTTTTATTCCAACAAAGATCATAATTTTATAGCATAGCAAAAGATCAAATATATACATCAAAGATGCACCAAACcatgaaaaaaaagtatatgagaaaatatgaaaaataaatattagagtcCTTGCAAGCCGGTGTGTACAACACACCATCCACTCCACGTACATGGCAAGATTTGATTTGCAggattcaagtttttaaattttgcttgcaaatcaaattatgccatatCAATGTGTGGAAGGTGTGAACCACACACTggcttgcaaatataatttaataaaacttaaaagattTTGGTTTCAATTAATAAACAACATtgtatcaataaattttttatgggtaatatttattattgaaactAATATCTATCTAAAAGGGGATAAAAgattaaggcctcatttggatagtgagatgagatttgatgatttatgaatagtagggCTGTAAACGAGTTCTTGTCTTCGCTTTTCTAGTATTagaatgtaactaggtgttttttttgtatacttactgtgtacttgggcttcgcctattacattgtgtttaataaaatttttaacttatcaaaaaaaaatgaatagtagtgaaatggtttgtgttgagatattttatgaggttttaggaaatgagagaaaaaattgaataaaaatattataaagttaaaatattgtaatattattttttaatattatttttgttttgggatttgaaaaagttgaattgtttttgtgttttgtttggaagtttggaaaagttataatgattaagtaatgattagatgaaaaagttgaagatttgaaattgaaaagtatctgtgtttgtggtgtttggatattgagataagatggtaTAAGATGGGAGGCTCTTGccatccaaaccaggcctaagaaACCTAACAAATTTatatccaatattttttttataagtaaaataaaatttatatcccATATTAACAGTTTCAGTACACAAAATTCAATATGCAGATCTTATTTTCACCAACAGTAACGTTTAATATGCGAAAATTGATCCATTAAGGTTAATAATCTTGCAATTAAATTGGCAGCAAAAGAAAATAGTATGACACACCCTTCATTTTCTTGAGCACGAGACCTAAAACGGAGCTCGCGGCTAGCCACTTGAGGGCTACCCCTTGACCGCTGCATTCTCTTCCTTTGAACTCCATAATTATAAACTTCCCTTTCCCTTTCAGAAGCCCCTTCACCATCCGCACATCCATCGTCCGATTCTTTGTCATCGCACCTAGTGCGTCTTTCAGTTATATCTCCTTCAATATCATTACTTTCCTTCCTCCTATCTCTTGCTTCCCTATCAACATCTTTCCAGCTATCAAAATCTTTCTGTTTCTTCTGCTCTGATGCTAGATTTTCCTGCTCTGGAATTCTTAAAGACCCATCCCCTAATTCCTTCTCATTGTGAGAAATCTCTTTGTCTACTCCATTCCATGGGTCCCTCCGGGTATAatccttttccctctcttttagTCTTTCCCTGTCTTTGGAAAaatcttttctctctctctcccacctcTCTacatctctttcttcttttgttgaatCTTTGCACTCACCACCGCTATTAGCTACTGGAGGACCACTCCTACGATCAGTTCTTTCCCTATCCCTTTCTCCCCAATCCCTATGCTTCACATCTTTCCTCTTTCTATCCTTATCTTTCAATTTCTCATCACCCTTTGAACCAACCTTGTTTTCTCCAACAGCCTCATGAGATTCCCCATATTCCCTCTCCTCAATTGTTGAGCCTTCCTTTCCAACCTCACTGGGGCTTTGTGAATTAACACGTGGAACATGCCAAATATTTATACCTCCACTTGGGGCATCCAGATATTTTTTTACCCTATGGTGTTCTTTTGATTCTTTCCAATTCAAGTGACTACTTGCTGCGCCATAAACATCCTTTTCCGTCTTCACGTCACCTTTTGGATCATTAAAACTTTCCCTATCATATCTCATTTCCTTATTATCATCTCCTCTACTGTCAGGTCTTACATCCTTTTCACTCTTCACAATTTGAGATTCCCTCCTCCCCTCACCATACAACTCCCTCATCTCCATCTTTGTATCTCGGTTCTCAAACCGAAGATCTCTACCATCCTTGGAATCCTTCAATTCCATCTTGCTTTCAGAATGATCGACATGTGATTCATTCGAAGAAGATGGAATCCTATACAATGAATGAAGAGGAGATCTTCTATCTGCATCGCGAGATTCAGTCCGGGGAAGCTTCGGCACCCGACTTTCTTGAACTATCTCGTAGGGGGGATGGTAGTCGCTCGAAACTGCAGCTGACATCTTGGGGTATGCACCAGAATCCTCATGTGGGTATTTTGAAGATGAGGAATGACCACTCTCTTCATGAGATCTTTTAGGAGCACCGCTCATAATGATAATCCTGTACAATTACACAACCCAATCTTATTGAATACAATAACCAACACCAAAAAGCATCTCCTAAGAGAAAAGGCAAGTGCGCTATATGGGTGAGAACAACTTCGCATATAGTTAGAATCATTCATAACTAGAGCAATCCTCAAAAGacagaagaaaaaagaacaatacAACTGTAAAGCATAACAAATTGGAAATATGATAGAAGtgagaaaaattaaagattttttttttattggcaccaggtgtctgAGAACAAAATCCTGACTAATCCCAGGGTGCACAGGTCGTTGAGAAGGAGTTTTCCATGTGTGTACCTCGGATAATTCAATGGGAAGTTCTCCAGAACataattgtttgcacccaagaggattcgaTCCTTAGACCTGgaaggagcataccaccaagaccaaggtctttaccacttgagccaacccctagggttcgaaaaataaaagaaacaataatccttttcataatttttgaGAGAATATACATTACACGAATTAATTCAAAGCCTGAGTTGTAATTTCTAAAGTTTAATGTTAAGCTTAGCCAGTGATTTTGGtgaagatataaatataaatgattgcGCTTTTCATATTTTATCAGCAATCCAACAGGTAAACAAGGGATAATGAAATATAAACAATATTGCTCTTCAACTCATTAAGTTTTCCGACATTGAAGCACCAAAAAACGATGGGAAAACGGAAAtagaaacaggaaaaaaaaaaactatcgaACAATAAACCCTAACGAAATCCCCAAGTTAGGGAAGAAGAATCAATTTCAAACCTTTTTATTCCCCTTACGGTTAACGAGAAAACCGAGGGAAAATGAAGGTTAAATCGCGATGAAACCCGAAAGATTTAAGACTTAGTGGAAAAGGAACCCTACAAATTAAATTCTGAATAAAATTGAAGCAAGAAATATGAAGGTAAGAATGTAGACTCAGAGCTTCCTGACCTGTGTCCGTGTGCTTGGATTTGTGCGACTCTGTCTCACCACTGACCACGTTATTCTGAAATCTGAAGTTCTTTTACATCTGTCTTTGTAATCCGACGTCGTTTCCCTTTATGGAATTATTCAGAGCCAGAGAAGCTAGCGTGACGGTGGATGTGCTGATCGGATGTGatgtttattaaaatatttttgtttcatgatctaaaaagttgaattgtttatttaattaaattaaaatttaaaaaaattataataattaaataagaagaatattaaaatttcttaaaaacaaataaagccTAAATATGAGCGTGGTTTTACTTGCTAAttatcactaaaaaaaatttcaattttttttttaattcgttAAGTGAAAATTAATCTTCTTTTAAAACATgaatttgaagaaagaaaataaaaaataatattataataatgatatttagTGATGGTTATCAAATATTGTTCTCAATTAGGGTACTgatatcttctttcttttaaaaaaaccacAACTTCTAAATTTATCCACGTAGGCTCATATTTCTCGAGACATTATTTCTTgacatttttcaaatagtaaataaaatgataagatgAATTACTTTGACACCTCTCTCCTATACCCTTCTTAGCTTGCTCGTGGGTTtagaattctttttctttaatttaccCTTgatcttttttaaagaaaaaaagaggaagtaTGACTTCTTGTGTTTATAACACCCCCAACCTGCACACATTGATGTAGagaaattattgttttagaCATATTTTGTACGTACTGAGAGGACTCCTCAAACAGCTGGGAGGTGGACCAAGGGACTTGCAAATATATAAGTAAAGAAGAGAGCTCGAAGGTGGTCACAGAACCcttcgatgcttaagtcagttttcttttttagaaggTGTTTACTTTGCCTTCAAATTTCATGAGTTTGAACATACCTTGATTAGGCTTTTATATTAGATAGTTCGGAGTTTTGTTGCTTTCATCCCAAAGAGTTGTCTCATCGTGCCTTATGCATGTGAATCAATTAGGGGACATGATACCCTAAGGAAACTAATTAATACGGTATTAAGCTCTGACTTACGTCTCGGTGCCTCCCAAGTCAAGTTCGACGAGTCCCTCTCTCCCTTTGTTGGAAGAGTCATGGTTGTTCTTTCGGCATGCATTCCCATAGCTACTGCTTCACAACCATCATTTTGGTTGCCTCTCAGCCTACTGCAGCGGTGCCCACCTTTCCTGTAGTAGTCATGGTTACTTCTCTCGCACGTTTCCTACCAACTGTTATCTAGGGATTTGTGGTGTTTGCGCCTCCTCGACCTATCCTAGCGACATCCACCTTTCTTTTTCCAGGTAAATGGTGGTTATAGTTTCTCCCGCACACTTCTTGGTAGCCACGTGCTGGTGATGATTCAAGGCAGTTGGCAAGTCGGGTGACGGTTGGCATATGTCACCCCTAGCACCCTTTGTCGGCGTCTCATTAGTCTTAGGTCGGGTCGAACAGGCCTCTCACTATAGTTGGAAAGGGTAAAAagtaggggtgattaacggtccggtcggaccgaacggaccgaccggaccgaccgtttcggtccggaccggaccggaccgagacttagactggtccggtccggtccatattttagaggaccgaaatcattcggtccggtccacggtccacagttttttcggaccggaccggaccgaatgaaaaattaaaaaaaaaaaatattttttatatatattttatatataataattgtacaattaacaatataaatttttaaatatattattaatacttgttaatattctataaattaacaatattttatatatatattcatttaacctatcactattaataatataaaattttaaatatactattaacacttgttaatattctatgaattaataaatatataatatcaattagttaattatatagtaattatataaattaataatataattttcatctaatttattatcattgaccatataaaatatttttttattgagtttgttacataatccacattaataagtcacttagtttaatttagtattttaaataaatttttttattaattattaaaaaaaaaaaaaaagagggcggaccgactggaccggaccggaccggatagctatcggtccggtccggtccctttgggtgttcggtccggtccggtccggaaaaataatggaccgaaaattttcggtccatcgccggaccggaccggaccggaccggaccggcccgtttgcagccctagtaaAAAGGCcctttcacacaaaatataataacacaattcaactttttcaaatataaaaacaataataatattaaaaaaataatgttataacaatattttattcattttttttaaaaagagccggtagccacccacatagcagtcccgtcccaaatttattaataaatcatcatttatggcggaggaataccatggtAACACACGAACACTTgggatttacaaaaataccccacgcatcaaacaaattaaaataaaataaaaaacccatcCTATACAAAGCCCAACAAGAAACCATCTAACT
Coding sequences within it:
- the LOC109001249 gene encoding uncharacterized protein LOC109001249 isoform X2, giving the protein MSGAPKRSHEESGHSSSSKYPHEDSGAYPKMSAAVSSDYHPPYEIVQESRVPKLPRTESRDADRRSPLHSLYRIPSSSNESHVDHSESKMELKDSKDGRDLRFENRDTKMEMRELYGEGRRESQIVKSEKDVRPDSRGDDNKEMRYDRESFNDPKGDVKTEKDVYGAASSHLNWKESKEHHRVKKYLDAPSGGINIWHVPRVNSQSPSEVGKEGSTIEEREYGESHEAVGENKVGSKGDEKLKDKDRKRKDVKHRDWGERDRERTDRRSGPPVANSGGECKDSTKEERDVERWERERKDFSKDRERLKEREKDYTRRDPWNGVDKEISHNEKELGDGSLRIPEQENLASEQKKQKDFDSWKDVDREARDRRKESNDIEGDITERRTRCDDKESDDGCADGEGASEREREVYNYGVQRKRMQRSRGSPQVASRELRFRSRAQENEGSQGKVEVSSVVYKVGECMQELIKLWKEHKASEAENNGESSLNGPTLEIRIPAEHVTATNRQVRGGQLWGTEIYTDDSDLVAVLMHTGYCRPTASPPPPAILELRATIRVLPPQDCYISTLRNNVRSRAWGAAIGCSYRVERCCIVKVMETSSYSLYFHCCLPQVMKGGGTIDLEPCLTHTSTVEPTLAPVAVERTMTTRAAASNALRQQRYVREVTIQYNLCNEPWIKYSISIVADKGLKKPLYTSARLKKGEVLYLETHSRRYELCFTGEKMVKAIPATQVHGLETEKSQNHHSHSTNGERNDCDNMVIDAFRWSRCKKPLPQKVMQSVGIPLPLEHVEVLEENLDWEDVQWSQTGVWISGKEYTLARVHFLSTS
- the LOC109001249 gene encoding uncharacterized protein LOC109001249 isoform X3, whose product is MSGAPKRSHEESGHSSSSKYPHEDSGAYPKMSAAVSSDYHPPYEIVQESRVPKLPRTESRDADRRSPLHSLYRIPSSSNESHVDHSESKMELKDSKDGRDLRFENRDTKMEMRELYGEGRRESQIVKSEKDVRPDSRGDDNKEMRYDRESFNDPKGDVKTEKDVYGAASSHLNWKESKEHHRVKKYLDAPSGGINIWHVPRVNSQSPSEVGKEGSTIEEREYGESHEAVGENKVGSKGDEKLKDKDRKRKDVKHRDWGERDRERTDRRSGPPVANSGGECKDSTKEERDVERWERERKDFSKDRERLKEREKDYTRRDPWNGVDKEISHNEKELGDGSLRIPEQENLASEQKKQKDFDSWKDVDREARDRRKESNDIEGDITERRTRCDDKESDDGCADGEGASEREREVYNYGVQRKRMQRSRGSPQVASRELRFRSRAQENEGSQAGSVSGKVEVSSVVYKVGECMQELIKLWKEHKASEAENNGESSLNGPTLEIRIPAEHVTATNRQVRGGQLWGTEIYTDDSDLVAVLMHTGYCRPTASPPPPAILELRATIRVLPPQDCYISTLRNNVRSRAWGAAIGCSYRVERCCIVKKGGGTIDLEPCLTHTSTVEPTLAPVAVERTMTTRAAASNALRQQRYVREVTIQYNLCNEPWIKYSISIVADKGLKKPLYTSARLKKGEVLYLETHSRRYELCFTGEKMVKAIPATQVHGLETEKSQNHHSHSTNGERNDCDNMVIDAFRWSRCKKPLPQKVMQSVGIPLPLEHVEVLEENLDWEDVQWSQTGVWISGKEYTLARVHFLSTS
- the LOC109001249 gene encoding uncharacterized protein LOC109001249 isoform X1, which produces MSGAPKRSHEESGHSSSSKYPHEDSGAYPKMSAAVSSDYHPPYEIVQESRVPKLPRTESRDADRRSPLHSLYRIPSSSNESHVDHSESKMELKDSKDGRDLRFENRDTKMEMRELYGEGRRESQIVKSEKDVRPDSRGDDNKEMRYDRESFNDPKGDVKTEKDVYGAASSHLNWKESKEHHRVKKYLDAPSGGINIWHVPRVNSQSPSEVGKEGSTIEEREYGESHEAVGENKVGSKGDEKLKDKDRKRKDVKHRDWGERDRERTDRRSGPPVANSGGECKDSTKEERDVERWERERKDFSKDRERLKEREKDYTRRDPWNGVDKEISHNEKELGDGSLRIPEQENLASEQKKQKDFDSWKDVDREARDRRKESNDIEGDITERRTRCDDKESDDGCADGEGASEREREVYNYGVQRKRMQRSRGSPQVASRELRFRSRAQENEGSQAGSVSGKVEVSSVVYKVGECMQELIKLWKEHKASEAENNGESSLNGPTLEIRIPAEHVTATNRQVRGGQLWGTEIYTDDSDLVAVLMHTGYCRPTASPPPPAILELRATIRVLPPQDCYISTLRNNVRSRAWGAAIGCSYRVERCCIVKVMETSSYSLYFHCCLPQVMKGGGTIDLEPCLTHTSTVEPTLAPVAVERTMTTRAAASNALRQQRYVREVTIQYNLCNEPWIKYSISIVADKGLKKPLYTSARLKKGEVLYLETHSRRYELCFTGEKMVKAIPATQVHGLETEKSQNHHSHSTNGERNDCDNMVIDAFRWSRCKKPLPQKVMQSVGIPLPLEHVEVLEENLDWEDVQWSQTGVWISGKEYTLARVHFLSTS